Proteins encoded by one window of Catalinimonas alkaloidigena:
- a CDS encoding recombinase family protein produces the protein MRIDRACNSLKTYCGQGDTLVIWRLDRLGRSLRNLIEWMTYLEGEGIALKSLQENIDTSTSTG, from the coding sequence TTGCGCATCGACCGGGCCTGCAACAGCTTAAAGACCTATTGCGGACAGGGTGATACCCTCGTAATCTGGCGACTAGACAGGCTTGGCCGTTCACTCCGCAATCTAATTGAGTGGATGACCTATCTGGAAGGGGAAGGCATTGCGCTGAAGAGTTTGCAGGAGAACATCGATACGTCCACTTCCACCGGTAA
- a CDS encoding recombinase family protein, giving the protein MLIGYARVSTVDQHLDLQRDALQRAGCQKIITDQMSGALAHRPGLQQLKDLLRTG; this is encoded by the coding sequence ATGCTCATCGGTTACGCACGTGTTTCTACAGTTGACCAGCACCTCGACTTGCAGCGGGATGCCTTGCAAAGAGCAGGGTGTCAGAAAATCATTACTGATCAGATGAGTGGTGCACTTGCGCATCGACCGGGCCTGCAACAGCTTAAAGACCTATTGCGGACAGGGTGA